In the Desulforhopalus sp. genome, one interval contains:
- a CDS encoding 4Fe-4S dicluster domain-containing protein, with the protein MRLYRLKTLRVGVALVVFTLIALVFLDVHNLVAPSVAKGLLYPQFVPSLLQYLGAPVLAASGFIVVVVCTLLFGRVYCSTLCPLGTLQDAIGFVARRKRRRRGFQYSEEHTVLRYTILMVTVLLLLSGSGLLLNLLDPFSSFGRIATNLFRPVLLFVNNLTAAAFEQWGVYGLPRVRWAVFAPASVGVSLATLLLIAWFAARHGRLYCNTLCPVGTLLGLLAGISWLRLTINREGCKGCKLCEDVCKAGCIDSGRKTVDSRRCVSCYNCLTVCRKNGLRFENNWRRRIAETPPNEERRGFLVHSGIFLLGLAGPPEDTKVIVQSKPTTIVPQVTSPASPPGSGSIARYTATCTACHLCVSACPSRVLVPSLFQFGTDGLLQPQLNFHTGHCNYECTICMEVCPSGALVPMGVAQKKLTQLGVAKFIKENCVVYTDNTACGACSEHCPTKAVDMVPYVNPLASLVGPATKDLKIPEMKPEYCIGCGGCEHACPTKPYKAIFVDGNPEHKLAKKPLVKKIEVQVDNNEDFPF; encoded by the coding sequence ATGCGGTTGTACCGGTTAAAAACCCTGCGCGTCGGCGTGGCGCTGGTCGTTTTCACGCTGATCGCCTTGGTATTTCTTGATGTCCATAACCTGGTCGCGCCTTCCGTCGCAAAGGGCCTGCTTTACCCGCAGTTCGTGCCGTCGCTGCTGCAGTACCTGGGCGCTCCGGTGCTTGCGGCAAGCGGCTTTATCGTCGTAGTTGTTTGCACCCTGCTATTTGGCCGGGTCTACTGTTCGACCCTTTGCCCGCTTGGAACGCTGCAGGACGCCATCGGTTTTGTCGCCCGGAGAAAACGACGACGGCGCGGTTTTCAATATTCTGAGGAGCATACTGTCCTGAGGTATACCATCCTTATGGTGACGGTGCTTTTGCTCCTGTCCGGCAGCGGCCTGCTGCTTAACCTGCTTGATCCATTCAGCAGCTTTGGCCGGATCGCCACCAATCTCTTTCGCCCGGTGCTCCTCTTTGTAAATAACCTCACCGCCGCTGCCTTCGAGCAGTGGGGAGTGTACGGCCTGCCCCGGGTGCGCTGGGCGGTATTTGCTCCGGCCTCCGTCGGTGTCTCCCTGGCGACCCTGCTGCTGATTGCCTGGTTTGCCGCACGGCATGGCCGCCTCTACTGCAACACCCTCTGCCCGGTGGGGACGCTGCTCGGGCTTCTTGCCGGGATCTCCTGGTTGCGCCTTACCATCAACCGCGAAGGCTGCAAGGGCTGCAAACTCTGTGAAGATGTCTGTAAGGCCGGTTGTATCGATTCCGGCAGGAAAACGGTGGACAGCCGCCGCTGCGTCAGCTGCTATAATTGCCTGACTGTTTGCCGCAAGAATGGCCTGCGTTTTGAAAATAATTGGCGCAGGCGCATCGCCGAGACCCCTCCAAACGAGGAGCGGCGAGGGTTCCTCGTGCATTCCGGGATCTTCCTTTTGGGACTTGCCGGTCCCCCTGAAGACACCAAGGTCATCGTCCAAAGCAAGCCGACGACGATTGTCCCGCAGGTAACCAGTCCAGCCTCGCCGCCAGGTTCCGGCAGCATCGCCCGCTATACCGCCACCTGCACCGCCTGCCATCTCTGTGTCAGCGCCTGCCCGTCGCGGGTGCTGGTGCCTTCGCTCTTTCAATTTGGTACGGATGGCCTGCTGCAGCCGCAGCTGAACTTTCACACCGGTCATTGCAATTACGAGTGCACGATCTGCATGGAGGTCTGCCCGAGCGGCGCCCTGGTGCCGATGGGCGTTGCGCAAAAAAAACTGACCCAACTGGGTGTTGCCAAGTTTATCAAGGAAAACTGCGTCGTCTATACCGACAACACCGCCTGCGGCGCCTGCTCCGAGCATTGCCCGACCAAGGCGGTGGATATGGTGCCCTATGTCAACCCTCTTGCCAGCCTTGTGGGTCCGGCCACCAAGGATCTGAAGATCCCGGAGATGAAGCCGGAGTACTGCATTGGCTGCGGCGGCTGCGAGCACGCCTGTCCCACCAAGCCCTACAAGGCGATTTTTGTCGACGGCAACCCGGAACACAAGCTTGCCAAGAAACCGCTGGTGAAAAAAATCGAAGTTCAGGTTGATAACAACGAGGACTTTCCGTTTTAA
- the larB gene encoding nickel pincer cofactor biosynthesis protein LarB has product MNHGILFDHCRTARIGLPEAVFCEGKPAAAVVELLSRFGRGSGHPVLFTRLAPDVFAEAPETVRSGFDYHPLSRTAFGDTLPSKGKGRVAVVSAGTADSFVAWEAVRTLSYLGIEQKIFEDCGVAGLWRLAERLEEINTFDALVVVAGLDAALISVLGGLTPKPVFGVPTSVGYGVAQGGKAALMSMLASCAPGVAIMNIDNGYGAACAAARVVNSL; this is encoded by the coding sequence ATGAATCACGGTATTCTTTTTGATCATTGCCGCACTGCCCGCATCGGTCTGCCGGAGGCGGTGTTCTGCGAGGGCAAACCTGCGGCGGCGGTGGTCGAGCTGCTGTCGCGGTTCGGCAGGGGCTCCGGCCATCCGGTCCTCTTTACCCGTCTCGCCCCGGATGTGTTTGCAGAGGCGCCGGAGACGGTTCGCAGCGGCTTTGACTATCACCCCTTGTCGCGCACGGCCTTCGGCGACACCCTGCCATCAAAGGGCAAGGGTCGGGTGGCGGTGGTCTCCGCCGGGACCGCCGATAGCTTCGTGGCCTGGGAGGCGGTGCGGACCCTTAGCTATCTCGGTATCGAGCAGAAGATCTTCGAGGATTGCGGCGTTGCCGGACTGTGGCGGCTGGCGGAACGGCTGGAGGAAATCAACACCTTTGACGCGCTGGTGGTCGTGGCAGGACTTGACGCCGCCCTGATCAGCGTCCTGGGGGGGCTGACGCCCAAGCCGGTCTTCGGCGTGCCGACTTCCGTCGGCTACGGCGTGGCCCAGGGCGGCAAGGCGGCGCTGATGAGCATGCTTGCAAGCTGCGCCCCGGGGGTGGCGATCATGAATATCGACAACGGCTATGGCGCGGCCTGCGCCGCCGCCAGGGTGGTGAACAGTCTGTGA